ACCGCGCGACGGCCGGCCTTTCAACTGCAGCGGGGCGTTGCGCACGGACGTTCATCCGGCCGGGGTCAGTTCTTCGCGGGCCTGACTTCGCGCCCGTTGGCCGCAACCAGGCGCAGCGAGTGGGTTCCGGGGGGCAGGGCGGAGTCGACCAGGACCTGAATCGGCCTCCCGTAGTGCTCTTCCAGCTCGCTCAGGCGGGTGCGCATCTCGTTGCTCAGGTAGTTGGCCACCTGGGGGCCGACGCGCACCTCGACCCGCTCCAGGCCGTTCGCTTCGGCGCCGGCCTTGATCTCGCGGAGTATCTGGAGGGCGAGGGTTTCGTTGCTCTTGACCTGGCCGCTGCCGCGGCAGCTCGGGCATTCGACGTAGGTGGACTGGCGCAGGCTCTGGCGCTGGCGCTGCCGGGTCATCTCCACGATGCAGAACGGGGACATCTTGAGCATGCGCAGGCGGGAGCGGTCGGGCTTGAGGGCCTCCCAGAGGGCCTTCTCGACGTCGCGTCGATGCTCGGGCTCCTCCATGTCGATGAAGTCGATGATGACGACGCCGCCGAGGTCGCGCAGGCGGATCTGCCGGGCGATCTCCGGGGCGGCCTGCAGGTTGATGCGGTGGGCCGTCTGCTCGGCGTCGCCGCGGCCGCGGTAGGTGCCGCTGTTGACGTCGATGGCGACGAGCGCCTCGGTCTGCTCCAGGATGATGCTGCCGCCGCTGGGCAGTTTCACGGTGCGGCCGTGCATCTTCTCGATCTCCTGCTCCACGCCGTAGTGGTGGAACAGGGGGTCGGAGTGCTCGTGGAGCTTGACCTTGCGGATGTGGTGCGGCATGACGGAGCGGAGGAACTCCCGGACCTTCTCGTAGACCTCCGGGCTGTCCACGACGACCTTGCGGATGTCCTCGGTGAAGTAGTCGCGGATGACGCGGGTGACCGGGTCGCTCTCCTGGTAGACCATGGCGGGGGCGCTGGCGCGTTCGGCCCGTTCGCTGATGGTCTGCCAGAGCCTCTGGAGGTACTCGACGTCGCGTCGGATGTCCGCGTCGCTGCGGCCGGCGCCGGCGGTGCGGGCGATGATGCCCATGTTCTTGGGGATGTCGAGCGTCTTGAGGACGGCGCGCAGGCGGTCGCGTTCGGCGTCTTCGGTGATGCGGCGCGAGACGCCCCGGCGGGAGAGGCCGGGCATGAGCACCAGGTAGCGGCCCGGCAGGCTCAGGTAGGTGGTGAGGCTGGGGCCCTTGTCTCCGATGCCTTCCTTGGTGACCTGGACGAGGATCTCCTTG
This is a stretch of genomic DNA from Candidatus Brocadiaceae bacterium. It encodes these proteins:
- a CDS encoding Rne/Rng family ribonuclease; its protein translation is MENVMLVNVVEEEEVRIAVLMDGKLQELYLERTGREHIVGNIHKGVVVHIVPNIEAAFVEFGYKKHGFLHVSDILPSAVGQGDRNGDIRKLVREGKEILVQVTKEGIGDKGPSLTTYLSLPGRYLVLMPGLSRRGVSRRITEDAERDRLRAVLKTLDIPKNMGIIARTAGAGRSDADIRRDVEYLQRLWQTISERAERASAPAMVYQESDPVTRVIRDYFTEDIRKVVVDSPEVYEKVREFLRSVMPHHIRKVKLHEHSDPLFHHYGVEQEIEKMHGRTVKLPSGGSIILEQTEALVAIDVNSGTYRGRGDAEQTAHRINLQAAPEIARQIRLRDLGGVVIIDFIDMEEPEHRRDVEKALWEALKPDRSRLRMLKMSPFCIVEMTRQRQRQSLRQSTYVECPSCRGSGQVKSNETLALQILREIKAGAEANGLERVEVRVGPQVANYLSNEMRTRLSELEEHYGRPIQVLVDSALPPGTHSLRLVAANGREVRPAKN